The Lolium perenne isolate Kyuss_39 chromosome 6, Kyuss_2.0, whole genome shotgun sequence genome segment ATACTCTTGATCTCTGTTTGATCCTCACACACCGAGCCGTCCTCCCTAACCAAGGCAGAAATGCGGTTCGTCCGTTTTCTAGCTGTTGCTTTTGAGTGGAAAAAAGCAGTATTACGGTCCCCCTCCCGGAGCCAATCAACATGAGATCTTTGACGAGCCATTATCTCTTCCCCATCAAATAGCTCACACAGTTGGCGTTCGACCTTCTTCTCCTCGGCGATGACAGTAGGAAGGAGGAATCTACTGTTGGCAGTTTGGGGATTTTTGCAGAGCTTTCAGATTGAGGAGGAGTCGTGCGTGCCTAGGTGGTAACTGCCCGATGTTTTTTTTCAGCCCGGAATTATCGTGCGGGATCGCTGCTCCGCGACGGTTTTGTTAGCATGCGCAGCTCAGATTGTTGCACGGTGTGGAAGCCTCGGACGACGTACCATGGGACACCACCGCTAGATCTTTAATATAGTACTTTCGATGTATGAATATGGGGTTAATCCTTGCAAAGAACATGTACATAGTGTAAAATATCTTCTGTTTAACTTGGCTTATTGCGTTTGCAAAATGTATGTTGTGTTTGAATACTAGATTCTTCTGCGATTGACCTTTTCGTTAGCCTGATGCTTGTTCGGCTATATCAGTTAATTGGACCAAAACATTTGTGCGTTTGCCACGCGTAGTCGATAATGTATGATGGTAATGATTGAACGATGCAGCCCCCGAGTATCAGATGTACTATGCTAACCTTAACGATGCAGCCCCTGGTATCGGTTATTATGATAGTAAAGACAAAAAATGAGACTCAGTATAAAGAACTTAGCTTTTTATTGATGCAGAACACGAAGGTACATATTTTGACTTTAAGAGCATGGCCGTAGGCCGATATTTGCGACGTAGTATTGGATGATTACCTTGGCCATGGGCCTTATTTAAAGTAAATGCTGAATACTAAATACTAAGCGTAGAGACAACGCATTTGTGCAACGTTCCACGGGTTGGCTTGGACAGCTCCAATCTTTTTTTATATCTTGGAAACGAAAAGCTCCTCCAGGAATCATCTCCGTGACGATGTAGGGTCCATCCCATGATGACTCCAGGTTGCGGTGGCCATCTTGCTTGAGACGAAGGGCCAGGTCCTCCACGTTGAAGGACCTGGGATGAAGTCGACGGTTGTGGTAGTTGCACAAATTCTGCTGGTATGTTGTTGACCTGGCAAGCGCAACATCTCTTgcatcatcgagtgcatcgacatcgtatTTGATTACCTTCGTGGAAGCGGTTTCCTCGTACTCTATGACTCGAGGAGCCTCATGGTTACTTCTACTGGAAGCACGACGTCCGCTCCGGGGACCAAGAAAAGGGTGTTTCTTGGGTGGCGGAGTTTGGAGTTGTTCGCAGGCTCTATAGGATGGAGGGTAACTCATCTACCCAAGAGCCTTTTGCTCTTTCGAGTGGTGCCAATAGtcttttcttgatgccattgcagacgaGTTCATTGGCCTTCTCCAcccggccattggtttgcgggtgggtGACATACGCGAAGTTTAATGGATGCCTAACTCTTTACACAAATCCCCGAATTCTGCTAAGGTCAAGTTGGACCCGTGTCCATGATGGTGTTGTTGGGTACGACAAAGCGGAAGATGATTGACTTGATGGAATTTAGTGCAGAGGTAGCATGCTGGCTGGTGACGGACATttcctcgatccacttagtgaacttGTCGAATGCAACGAGTAGATAGACATGGCCACCTGGCGATGACTTGTGCAATTTACCCACCTAGAGAACATGCAGCTTTGGGTCCGACTCTTTTAGCTGGTACGGAAGGCGGAGTTGGCCTCTTTCTACAGCCCCTACCCGGCCGCagctgttaagcttcatgcactagccacttgaaccaaaagtccgaactgatggaaagggctaggcaatccacatatacacttcacaacacccccactcgcgtgttacgggagaagagaaagtcaacacgtgaaagaagaagagcacaccgaaacagtggtggctaaagaggggggcaacaacaatttttaggcttaattgcgaaaaccaggatttgaactcgagacctggggctctgataccatgttaagcttcatgcactagccacttgaaccaaaagtccgaactgatggaaagggctaggcaatccacatatacacttcacaacagcaGCAACTGCATCGGCAAGAGAGCATGGTGGCACGGGTGCGATGTGGACGAGACACTTGCCCAACATGCTGCTCTTGCTCAGCGCCATATCCCACGAGCACCTTTCTTCCCCGCAACGTCCCTGACAACCTCTCAATCGGGTCTTCAAGTTCTTCGCGCGAGCGCTTGCGCCAACATTCGATGCCCTACCCTTCGCCCTGTTCCACTCAAGGGGCAACGTCTTCAGCGAGCCATCGGCTTCGCGCGGCTCCTTGGCATTAGCGCTCCATTGCACAAAGAAGGAGAACCAAGCAGTGGCACCCAATCTCCATCTCCAGGGCCCGCAAAAGGAAGAACCTCCATCGGCGTCGTGTGGGCACCTTTTCCTCCAGCGCCCTAACAAGAACGAGAAGCTGGTTCTTCCCCGTTGCTGTTGAAGAAGGAAGAGGCACGGTGGGAAGTGAAGCCGCAGCTCCAGGTGGCCAGGCACAACCAGAACAACCCAAAAGATGCGCTGGGCTAGACAAGGCTCGTGGCAAGCTCGTTCTTGCCGCCCACTGACGTGTTTGCGCGATGATGGTCCGCGGAGGACAATGGAGCTATCATCCACCCCGCGGGGCTAGATGAGCCGTACGATCGACCGAAGGTTGATAACTTTGATGACGCGTGGGGTGACAACGATGACGACGACGGTGGAGACTACAACAATGACACAGATAGCGTCGACTAAATCCTTTTTTACCAGTAGATTTAGGAATTTATTTCTTATATTTTAATGAAATTTCAAATTCTGCAAACTTTGTTCTAAGTCTGAATGAAAATCGCCGTCTTTTAAGTTGTTTCGATTTTTTTAAAATGGGGATAAAGCTATTGGGGACGCCGGTAGGTGCAGCCATCCCCAAATACGCTGGCAACGTGTGTCGGCGCCTCCAATAGGGCAATTTTGATTTGTCGGCTTTGGTGTTGGTCACAATTTAAGGTGCGACGGTGGATATGCTTTAATAACCTAAGTAGATTTGTTTGAACAAAGTCAGTGAAATGATAAAGATCTGGCGTCATATGGAGAATTGGAGAGACAGAATTTCCACAACGGCGAGGCTTGTGGTAGTGACTTTTCAGAAGAATGGGCCGCCTCCTCTTTCTATCTCTGCTTTACTTCTTTTGATCTGCTCATCTTTTCAAGTGTGTGAGTATCATATGAGAAAAGAAAGCAGAGAGATACCTCCTTGTATCAAAGTGAGTGACCGACAAACTGCACTGCACAATTCTTGGATCTCTCGCTATCTACTGATCATGGCAAACATCTGCGATAGGACCTAGCTAACAATATCAGCTACTAGCCTGCTAGTCGCGACTGCTAGAGCATCTATAACAGATGGGGTAAATTGGATTTGGCCATgtatgttatattgtgatccaaattcactcttcgatatagtgaagttttactAGCTAGCGTCTCTGACTTTTTCCTCTCTGTGTTGGAggagttttccacgttaaaatcttgtgTTTTCGCTGCGTTTTCCTTAACGTTCTTCGTTATTTTCTTGTCGCGTTTATAACAATGTAAAACTCGTTTTTTACATCAATTTGTCAAAGATGTCTCTCCAATAGATGATTTTGTCATCTTTACTTCGCGTTTCATCCCGTTATATGCAATTTGGCCCGGTAGCTACCGTATAGGCCGCTACTCAAAAGGTTGAACTCGGCCTCCTCTCGTTAATTGGGCTGCAAAATGCGTCAACGGGCTTAGAAACTGTGTACACCGACATGTTATGTCCGCCTCTCTTCCGTTTCTTCGCATTCTAATGAATGGTTAGCATTCACCGCACCGGCGCAACCCATCAACGTCCTTTCCCCATCAATTTTTTCATCAGTTACTATTTCCAGCCGAGCTAaaaccgtcgccgccgccgtaatGATGGGGACGAAGCTCCACCGTATTCTTCCCGTAACCGCAGCTTGTAAGTGCAGCTGCAGTACTTGCCCCCTTTTCTCAATTGGTTCCTTGTACATGTTGCGCTCAGTCGTCCTTTGTTCTACTACATTTCTTCATTCGACCTCCCATAGATGAGATCAGGGTGATCCCTCTCGTCCCCCTCTGTGATGGCCACACCTCCGCTGAGATGAGGTGTATCCAGAGCGGCCCCAATACTGATTGATCACTTTCACGCGCCAAGTATGTGATTGACTGATTTTTTTGTTCCCCAATCAGATGTTGCGATGTATTCTTGTTTTTTTTGGTTCCTGCCTAGATCTTACCAATCAAGGAGGAATTGCTAGCCATTTGATTGTACTTGCGCTGTTGTCCCGTGGTTTGGAATCCTCCAAACAGGGGTGGTAAAATATGAGATAAGAAGAATTTATATTCCATTTTTCTGTGTATATTGTTCTTAGATGGTCAAAGGGGGCAAAATCCGGAGGTTTTATGAGGTAGGAGGCATCCTCTGAGCTGAACCACAAAGCATTGAGACAATGAGAGATGTACCATGCTTGCTTCTGAGTTGCTTGACATGTTTTATGGTGGCAACCTCGCATTGATTCATTCAGGTCCCGTTTTCTGGTGCTTCCATGTGCTAATATGCAAACTCATGATAGACTCAGCAATCTTGAGGCAAAAAAAATGAAGGTATATTTTCGTCTCTATATTAACTTGTGTGCATTTGTTTATGCATCGAAGAAGTAATTAAGAATTGCTCGCCATCAGTATGGTAGGATTGTTGCTCACCACATTTTGTTAAATTCTATGCATAACATGTAGCCTGTACGAATGGTAAGCTTTGTTGAAATGGAATAGTTGTTGTTGTTAATCCcttttaaaaaaaattagaacTTCAATTGATTACTGTTGCCTTGTTTTCAGATGAAGAATAGTTGGTTTTTATGGTCCATATAGACGTCTTCTTAGATTCTCTGTCATTTCATAGAGACTTATGGAAGTGCTTTGTTTAGTTCTGAATGGCTTCTTAGAGAACGAGAGGACCTCATAATTCCGGTCCACAGTTTTCCACGGTTTAGTCCTCTGGTTATATTTGGAATCTTTGTTGCAATTTTGTTTAGTTCCATCTATGTTGCATTTTTACAATACCTTCCTCCCTTGGCAAAGCACTAAATCATATGTACTCATGTTCCTTTGAAAATGAAACTTCATGTCAACATAATTGCTATATGCTTTGTGGAATTGAGAAGATACAATGTACATTTGTAGTGTTCTCAGCATATTAAAGTATAATATGTACTttatttttgaaataaatattGTTCTATTCTGCCTGTATGCAGTGGGAAATGGCTTCTTTGTTCATTTTTCAGTTATCTGTAGATTGTTAGATGTAGTCTTTGATTAGCTCTTCTATTTCGGGCTATTGAAATGCTCATGCCACTTTCTTATGCAGATTGCTTTCTTCTCTAAGCTCCGAGCACTCACCATTGAATTGCTCGCAAGGAATACCAATGTACATAATATGCGTCATCTATTGATCATACTTTCTGTTAGTTCTGAATCAACCGAAAGTAAAGTGGAAATGTTAATTCCTGATTTTTACTCCCCTCTGTAATTCCATCCTTCTGGCCTAGACAATTAAGTTTTGAAGTGTGTAGTGTGCATCAGGACTATGTTACCTATGTAATCAAACAATTCTTTTGACCTATAAGTAGTTTTCTGATATAAATCTAATTTAGTTAACTTCACTTAAATCCTGGATAATGTTAAATGACACATATGTTACTCATGCTCTTTCACTCGCTCCTATTCTTACTTTGTTTGGTACCTATTCTGATATAACGTAGAGTTTGTCAATATTTGGGTGAGCATACAGCTTTCTTGTTTAGGACAACTTTTCTAGGAGTTATTGTATATTTTGCAAAATTCAAGTGTGGGCTCTGTTGACATGGCATGTATGCATGTCCATGGAAATACATCATTATTTCTTTGCTTGCAGCACAATTTGTGTAATTATTAGCacagtttttttttattttttggtttATCTGTGAGTTGTTGTACAAACTGCTATGGATATTCAGTTCTTTATAACTTATCTGAATATTGGAAGAAATGATCATTTTAGTTCGATTTCCTTTGTATGTAGTGGGAAGTGGCTTCTTTGTTCATTTATCAGTTATATATGTGATCTGTTAGATGTGGTCATAAGAGCTAATCTCGTTTCAACGGCAATGATCATTTTAGTTTGCTAGGCAGAGTCTTCAGTTTCTCATGATATGGTCATAAGAGCTTGCCTCTCAAAGTAGCCAAATATGAAGTTTTACCTTCTCAGATATACTGACCGACTTCAGAGACTCAATGATATCCTAGACTGAAGGATAAATTGTGTTAACTGTGTGTTTCTTGAGTCCTTCATCAAATTGACCTGCGATAATTTTATCGCATATCTCACAACTTTCCTTAATATGGACGGGCGCGGCAACACGCGCCTTTAAGGTCTAGTCATCTCCTGGAACAAGTATAGTAAGGCCTCATAAAACATAGCATGACCAACAGGTGGATCAGATGTTTGATCAGAACCTATGCCATGATCAAATAGAGGACCTCAATCATGGCACTAGGTTTCGAAAAAACATCTCTCCAATTGCTTAATTAGCACTAGTGTCTAATCATCGGCATGAACAGTAAGCCGCAATATGAGAACTAATGAAGCTAAAAACCAAATCTAGCCCAATGAACCTACATGCATAATCATTGCTTCGAAAACCAACTACACGAAAAACCGATCTACCTAATGGAAGCCACTACTAatgttagaacaggaagaactacCCAATATAACCACTAACCACATAGATTGAACATTGAAGAACCATAGATCTATGAACAATGAAGCCTTAAAGGTTGGATTTGGATCTTACCGCCATGGATGTCCTTGCCGATCAGAGCTATAACCTTAGAAGATGGGGTCCATGCCCGCGAGCTTGAACCACCAAAGAGTGCGTCCCCGAATGGCCGCTCTTTAGTCATGCTCGCACTGGTCTTTGATCTACCGGCGGCAGTACAACAACCCGTGgcgagaggagagagaagggtgAGGAGAGGGCGAGTGAAACATGCGAGAGAGGTGAGAGGGGTGGTGAGGGGACTCATGTCGCGCTTTCTCTAGGAGTCGCGGCGTCTCCCGCTCTTCCCGACGCGTGCAACGTCTCCCCCCCTTGCGCTCACCAAAGCCTGACCTTGAAGAAATGACCAAACCGAGCGTTCTTCTTGGGCTAACTTTTGCCTGCATCTGGGCTGCTTTGAGAACCATGCTATGCAGAGAATCTTTTTCATTGTGGCCTACCAAAACATCCGTTTTTTGGCCCAACTAATGCGAGAAAGAGTTTTCTGAGCAACCAATCACACACTTAGTGATGTAATACATCGTGATATATATTTTGGGCTAATTAATCCAAATATACATTACAGGAGACATGATGTGGCGCGCAGCGCAATCTTCGTTCGGAATCTTCACCTCGCATCTTTCTCGTAGCTGCCTGCGCACTCCAGTAGCCACCGCGCCACCGCCGCCTCGGATTTCCGCCGCCCCCGTCACGCCCCCAGACCATTAGATTTGCCTCTGCCGAGGGCTGCCACATGTCATTCCCCCGTAGTTATACGCCGGATCACGACCAATTCATCACCGCACCCCCTCGGGAtgctgccgcgccgccgccctaGGACGTTGACGGGTTTCCTCGGCGTGCGGCGGCAGTACTCTGGCCATTTCACTGCAGAGATCACTGTTGACAACCTGCGCTGGTGGCTCGGGACATTCGTGTTGCTGGAGCTCGACGTGCGCATGTGGACGTTCGGCTGGCCGCACGCCGATATGAACTTGACCCTTGTGGAGAGCCTAAAGAAGGACGAGTTCCTATCGCTACCGGTGAGCATGGTCACTCGCGAGCAGGAGAAGCAGAATCATCGCGCCTTTTTGCAGATTAGGGCGCACGAGGCCGACGAGGAGGCAATGGCAAAGATTCACCGTGATCACCCCGAGCTTGTTCAGTTCGGGACTAGGTACTTCACAGAGAGGGAGAAGCCCAAGAATAAGAAGAAATAAGAAGTTGTGACAACGGCGAACGAGTTTGGACCCTCTACCATCGACTTCTTGTCAGGCTCCTCTTTTGAATTGGACTCAGACTTCTAGAAATACCTCAGCAGCCCCGATGATGACGACTAGGAGTGAAGCCCCCCTCTGACATCgatttttaattttttatctatcctagtgatacgtctcaaacgtatgtataatttttgatgcttcatgcttgttttacaccaattcatatatgttttgtttacacttcgttgcacttttacatgatttccgacactaacctattaacaagatgcctcaGTGCcctttccctgttttctgctgtgttttgtgtttcagaaaagttgtacagaaaatattctcggaattatacAAAACAAAAGTCAAAGTTAATATTTTACCAAAACGAAGAAGAAATCTGgaggggggacgaagaggcgcaCTAGGgagcccagaccacccctaggcgcggcctagggtagggtaggtgtggggccaccaggcgtcccaccgacctgaatcctccacctatttatacatcttctcgggaaaaccctggatacccaagCCTCCATCGACGAAAAGTTCCGTTGCGGCCGCCATCgctgaacccatctcggggggttctgaagctctttccggcaccctgccagaggggAAAATCATCGCTGAAggtatctacatcgccatgcccgcctccgaagtgatgcgtgagtagttcatccctggactatgggtccatagcagtagctatatggttgtcttctccactttttgcttcatgtatcgatcttgtgagctgccctacatgatcaaaatcatctttatgtaatcatatatgtttggtttgctgggatccgataaatgttgaatactatgttgagattgattatatattcatgtcatatgttatttgtgatattgcatgctctctgttgctcgtACAAACTCTGGTCAAGTGGAcatttgtaactccaagaggaggtatttatgctcgatagtaggttcatggctc includes the following:
- the LOC127329086 gene encoding uncharacterized protein, with product MLPRRRPRTLTGFLGVRRQYSGHFTAEITVDNLRWWLGTFVLLELDVRMWTFGWPHADMNLTLVESLKKDEFLSLPVSMVTREQEKQNHRAFLQIRAHEADEEAMAKIHRDHPELVQFGTRYFTEREKPKNKKK